The Pseudomonas sp. HOU2 DNA window GACGTGGTTCCTCAAGGCCTGGGCCGACCGGGTGCAGCAGCATTACTTCCCCAACCTGAAACCGGTGGAATGGGAATGCACCTGGACCGGGCGCATCGCCTTCACCCCCGATCATTTGATGCGACTGTTCGAGCCGGCACCCGGACTGGTGGCGGTCACCGGTTACAACGGTCGTGGCGTGACCACCGGCACCGTGGTCGGCAAAGCCTTCGCCGACTATCTGTGTAACGGAAATCCTCAAGCCCTGCCGATCCCCTTCGCACCGATGCAGCCCCTGGCCGGTGTCGGCCTGCGCAGTTGCCTGTACGAGGCCGGGTTCTCGCTGTATCACGCGGGCCAGTGCCTGCGCATCGTCATTTGAGTGTTGAAATATGTTGCCGGAAGCGGCGCTTTTCGATGCAGCGACTAGCCTGTAATGGTGCGGGTTGTAGCAGTCCCGCACCAGCAGTGTGCAGTTCGGTGACGCGAGCTGTTACAGGCTGGTTGCACATCGTTTGGTGCCGCGGTTGCAATGATGGCGCAAGCGGGTTGCGCCTGAGGTTTAAAAAGGTTTCACCTTCCGCGGTTTAGACGGTTGCACGCCCAATGAAAATGGGAACGAAACAGTCGAAATAACAAGAAAGCAGCGACTTTTTGAAGAATAAAAAACCGATGGCACGGCGCTTGCTCAGAGCATTCAGTGAAGTGAAGTCGCAGTGCCAACTAAAAAAAACCTTGGAGCACCACCTCATGTCCCAGACGTTTTACAAGAAAGGCTTTCTGGCCCTCGCAGTAGCTACTGCGCTGGGTGTTTCTGCGTTTGCTCAAGCTGATGTGAAAATCGGTGTAGCGGGTCCAATGACTGGCGCCAACGCGGCATTTGGTGAGCAGTACATGAAGGGTGCACAGGCAGCGGCGGACGCGGTCAATGCGGCGGGCGGCGTCAATGGCGAGAAAATCGTACTGGTCAAGGGCGATGACGCCTGCGAACCGAAGCAGGCAGTGACAGTCGCCAAGGACCTGGTCAACCAGAAAGTCGCCGGCGTGGTCGGGCACTTCTGCTCCTCTTCCACCATTCCAGCCTCGGAAATCTACGACGAAGCCGGCGTTATCGCGATCACCCCGGGTTCCACCAACCCGCAGGTGACCGAGCGCGGCCTGAGCGCCATGTTTCGTATGTGCGGGCGTGATGACCAGCAAGGCATCGTCGCGGGCGATTACATCGTCGACGTGCTCAAGGGCAAGAAAGTCGCCGTGCTGCACGACAAGGACACCTACGGTCAGGGCCTGGCCGATGCGACCAAGGCTCAACTGGAAAAACGTGGCGTGAAGCCGGTGCTGTATGAAGGCCTGACCCGCGGCGAGAAAGACTTCAGCGCCGTGGTCACCAAGATTCGTGCAGCCGGTGCCGACGTGGTCTACTTCGGCGGCCTGCACCCGGAAGCCGGCCCGCTGGTCAAGCAACTGCGTACCGAAGGCCTGAAAGACGTCAAGTTCATGTCTGATGACGGCATCGTCACTGACGAACTGGTGACCACCGCCGGTGGCCCGCAATACGTTGACGGCGTGCTGATGACCTTCGGCGCGGACCCACGCCTGCTGCCAGACAGCAAGACGGTAGTGGATGCGTTCCGCAAGGCCGGCACCGAGCCTGAGGGCTACACCCTGTACGCCTACGCGTCGGTTCAGACCCTGGCGGCCGCCTTCAACGGCGCCAAGTCCAACAGTGGCGAAAAAGCCGCCGAGTGGCTCAAGGCCAACCCGGTGAAAACCGTCATGGGCGAGAAAGCCTGGGACAAGAAGGGTGACCTGAAAGTGTCCGACTACGTGGTTTACCAGTGGGACGCGAGCGGCAAATACCATCAGCTGGAAAAACAGAAGTAAGGGCTGACGCGATTCGCTTAACCCCCACCAATACCTGTGGGAGCGGGCCCGCCCGCGATGGCGTCAGGTCAGTCGACACACAGGTTGGCTGATCCACCGCTATCGCTGGCAAGCCAGCTCCCACAGGAGCTTGGGTGGGGATGGGCTGATCGCGCTCTGACATTGCTCCGACGTAAATCTGTATTTTTCCTAGAAGAACCGCCCGCTCCGGTGGGCAGGTTCTCATTGCGTGAGATTGCGTTATGGATGGTATTTTCCTGCAGCAACTGGTCAACGGCCTGACCCTCGGGTCGGTCTATGGCCTGATCGCCATCGGCTACACAATGGTCTACGGCATCATCGGCATGATCAACTTCGCCCACGGCGAGGTTTACATGATTTCCGCGTACCTCGCGGCAATCAGTCTGGCTCTGCTGGCTTATTTCGGTATCGAATCCTTCCCGCTGTTGATGCTCGGCACGCTGGTCTTCACCATCGTCGTCACTGGCGTTTATGGCTGGGTAATCGAACGCGTCGCCTACAAACCTCTGCGCAACTCCACCCGACTGGCACCGTTGATCAGTGCCATCGGTATCTCGCTGATCCTGCAAAACTATGCCCAGATCAGCCAGGGCGCCCGCCAACAGGGTGTTCCGACGCTGCTCACCGGTGCCTGGCGTATCGACGTTGGCAGCGGTTTCGTCCAACTGACCTACACCAAGATCTTCATTCTGGTCGCCGCATTTGTCGGCATGGGCCTGCTGACCTACGTGATCAAGTACACCAAGCTCGGCCGCATGTGCCGCGCCACCCAGCAAGACCGCAAGATGGCTTCGATCCTCGGGATCAACACCGACCGGGTGATTTCCTACGTGTTCATCATCGGTGCAGCGATGGCGGCGCTGGCCGGCGTGCTGATCACCATGAACTACGGCACGTTCGACTTCTACGCAGGCTTCGTCATCGGCATCAAGGCGTTCACCGCCGCCGTGCTTGGCGGGATCGGCTCACTGCCCGGCGCGATGCTCGGCGGGATCATTCTCGGGATCTCCGAGTCGCTGTTCTCGGGCCTGGTCAACTCCGACTACAAAGACGTGTTCAGCTTCTCGCTGCTCGTACTTGTTCTGGTCTTCCGGCCTCAGGGCCTGTTGGGCCGTCCTCTTGTGTCGAAGGTGTAAGCGATGTCTTCAACCACTCAAAAAAATATCGATATCAAAAAAAGCCTGGTTGAGGCGATTCTGGCCGGCCTGATTGCCCTGATCGTTTTTGGTCCGATTGTCGGTGTCGTGCTCGACGGCTACAGCTTCAACCTCGAACCAACCCGCGTGGCGTGGATCATCGGCATTGTCATGATCGGCCGCTTTGCCCTCAGCCTGTTTCTGCAGACGCCCAAGGGCCTGAAGATTCTCGACGGCTTCGAGAGCACCGGGTCCGGTGTGCATGTGCTGCCTGCCGATCACAAATCACGCCTGCGCTGGATCATTCCACTGTTGATTGTGCTCGCGGTCATTGTGCCGTTTGTTTCCAACTCGTACCTGCTGGGCGTGGTTATCCTCGGGCTGATCTACGTGCTGCTGGGGCTTGGGCTGAACATCGTGGTCGGTCTGGCCGGCCTGCTCGACCTCGGTTACGTGGCGTTCTACGCCATCGGCGCCTACGGTCTGGCGCTGGGTTATCAGTACCTCGGGCTGGGCTTCTGGACCGTACTGCCACTGGCGGCGATCACCGCGGGCCTGGCCGGTTGTATCCTCGGTTTTCCGGTGCTGCGTCTGCACGGTGACTATCTGGCAATCGTGACCCTGGGCTTCGGGGAAATCATCCGTCTGATCCTCAACAACTGGCTGTCGCTGACCGGCGGCCCGAACGGTATGCCGGCGCCATTGCCGACGTTCTTCGGCCTGGAGTTCGGCAAGCGGGCCAAGGATGGCGGGGTGCCGTTCCATGAGTTTTTCGGCATCGCCTACAACCCGGACGTGAAGTATTACTTCATCTACGCGGTGTTGTTCCTGGTGGTGCTGGCCGTGCTGTACATCAAGCATCGCCTGGTGAAAATGCCGGTGGGCCGCGCCTGGGAAGCCCTGCGCGAAGATGAAATCGCTTGCCGCTCGATGGGCCTGAACCACGTGTTGGTCAAGCTCTCGGCGTTCACCATCGGTGCGTCGACCGCGGGCCTGGCCGGGGTGTTTTTCGCCACCTACCAGGGCTTCGTCAACCCGACCTCGTTCACCTTCTTCGAATCGGCGCTGATCCTCGCCATCGTCGTGCTCGGCGGCATGGGCTCGACCATCGGCGTGGTGATCGCGGCGTTCGTGCTGACGGTAGCTCCGGAATTGCTGCGCGGCTTCGCCGAATACCGCGTGCTGCTGTTCGGCATCCTGATGGTGTTGATGATGATCTGGCGACCACGCGGGCTGATTCGCATCAGCCGTACCGGGGTCACTCCACGCAAAGGTGCCATTCACTATGAGAGGACTGCGCCATGAGTGAAGTCGTACTCTCTGTGGAAAAACTGATGATGCACTTCGGTGGCATCAAGGCTCTGAGCGATGTCAGCCTCAAGGTCAAACGCAACTCGATCTTCGCCCTGATCGGGCCGAACGGCGCCGGCAAGACCACGGTGTTCAACTGCCTGACCGGGTTCTACAAGGCATCCGGCGGCAAGATCGAACTCAACGTGCGCGGCAAGCAGACCAACGTCATCCAGCTGCTGGGCGAGTCTTTCAAACCGACCGACTTCGTCTCGCCGAAAAGCTTCCTCAGTCGCCTGTACTACAAGATGTTCGGCGGTACCCATTTGGTGAACCGCGCCGGCCTGGCCCGGACATTCCAGAACATTCGCCTGTTCAAGGAAATGTCGGTGCTGGAAAACCTGCTGGTGGCGCAGCACATGTGGGTCAACCGCAACATGCTGGCCGGCATCCTCAACACCAAGGGCTACCGCAAAGCGGAAAGCGATGCGCTGGATTGCGCGTTCTACTGGCTCGAAGTGGTGGATCTGGTGGACTGCGCCAATCGTCTGGCCGGTGAGCTGTCCTACGGTCAGCAACGTCGTCTGGAGATCGCCCGGGCCATGTGCACCCGCCCGCAGATCATCTGCCTCGACGAACCGGCCGCCGGCCTCAACCCTCAGGAAACCGAAGCGCTGAGCGCGATGATCCGGCTGCTGCGCGACGAGCACGATCTGACCGTGGTGCTGATCGAACACGACATGGGCATGGTGATGAGCATTTCCGACCACATCGTGGTGCTGGACCACGGCATTGTCATCGCCGAGGGCGGGCCTGAGGCGATCCGCAACGATCCGAAAGTGATTGCCGCCTACCTGGGCGCCGACGAAGAGGAGCTGGTATGAGCAAACCGATCCTCGAACTCAAAGATCTGGACGTGTTCTACGGCCCGATTCAGGCCCTCAAAGGCGTGTCGCTTGAGATCAACGAAGGCGAGACCGTCAGCCTGATCGGTTCCAACGGCGCGGGTAAGTCCACACTGCTGATGTCGATCTTCGGCCAGCCACGGGCGGCGGGCGGGCAGATCCTCTATCAAGGTGTCGACATCACCCACAAGTCCTCGCACTACATCGCCTCCAACGGCATCGCGCAGTCGCCGGAAGGGCGGCGGGTGTTCCCCGACATGACCGTCGAGGAAAACCTGCTGATGGGCACCATCCCGATTGGCGACAAGTACGCCAAGGAGGACATGCAGCGCATGTTCGAGCTGTTCCCGCGGCTCGAAGAGCGCCGTACCCAGCGGGCGATGACCATGTCCGGCGGCGAGCAGCAAATGCTCGCCATCGCCCGTGCGCTGATGAGCCGACCGAAATTGCTGCTGCTCGATGAGCCAAGCCTGGGGTTGGCGCCGATCGTGGTGAAACAGATCTTCGCCACCCTGCGGGAACTGGCGAAAACCGGCATGACCATTTTCCTCGTCGAGCAGAACGCCAACCATGCGCTGAAACTGTCAGACCGGGCGTACGTGATGGTCAATGGCGAGATTCGCCTGACCGGTACCGGTAAAGAGCTGCTGGTGAATGAGGAGGTGCGTAACGCTTATCTGGGCGGGCACTGATTCTTCCTGAGTTGTCCACAAAGCCCCGCGACGAAAGTACCGGGGCTTTTTCATTCCTCAAATTCACCAAGGCCCCTGTGGGAGCTGGCTTGCCAGCGAAAGCGGTTTGCCATTCAGCAATGATGTTGGCAGTGACTCCGCCATCGCTGGCAAGCCAGCTCCCACAGGTAAAATTGTGACCTTCGGCAGAATTGTGGAAAACAAATTCCCATAGCTGCCAAAGCGCGACATATAGACGCTGCAAATGGCTGTTTTTCCACAGTTTTGACTTGTCCCCGTTTGCTGTGGAGCTGGCTGTGAATAACGTGGGAGTAGCTGGCTGCAGCCCTTGTTAACCGTGGCTTGCAGGCCGGTGGTTGATTATTGATCAGGCATTTTTGCGGAGGCTGAAGACGCTGTTGTCAACCTTTTTCTAGGCTGCACTGCAGTGACAAATTGGTGTGAACAAGCCTGTGGATAAGTCTGTGATTAAACTCTGGAAAGACCGCGCTGAGGGCCGTAATTACTGGCCTCGCGCAATCACTGCTCTGACCGGTAGGTCGTGCAAAATGCCATCTCCGGCACAACAGCCGCTTCAGGGTCAAGCAAAAAACTTTCTATTTCCTGCGCAAAGCCTTGTGTGGCGCGGCTTTGCGCGTTTCCACTTGCCCCCGGAAACTGTGGAAGGGACTGTGGATAACGTGCGTGCACATGGCTACAGGCCACGCCCCACATGGCGTAGCAACGGTTGATCAATTTTTGATCTGGAGTGCGCTTATGTAGGAGCTGCCGCAGGCTGCGATCTTTTGATCTTGTCCCTAAAAGTCAAAAGATCGTCCGAACGCGGCCCGAACCTGCGGCAGCTCCTACATGGGTTGATGTTGCTCGTCCGTGCCGGGCCGGGCATGCTGGCTGCTGATTTTCTATTTCAATGGCCGCGCTCGTGGCCGACGCAAGGAGAACACGATGTCCAACACCCTGTTTATTACCGGCGCAACCTCCGGTTTTGGTGAAGCCTGTGCCCGTCGTTTCGCCGAGGCTGGCTGGAAACTGGTGTTGACCGGTCGTCGTGCAGAACGTCTCGACGCGCTGTGCGCCGAACTGTCGAAGCAGACCGAAGTGCATGGTCTGGTGCTCGACGTGCGTGACCGCAAAGCGATGGAAGAGGCGATCGCCAATCTGCCGCCGTCGTTCGCCAAGCTGCGCGGCCTGATCAACAACGCCGGGCTGGCGCTGGGCGTCGACCCTGCACCGAAATGCGACCTCGACGACTGGGACACCATGGTCGACACCAACGTCAAAGGGCTGATGTACAGCACCCGCCTGCTGTTGCCACGGTTGATCGCTCACGGCCGTGGCGCCGGTATCGTCAACCTTGGCTCCATCGCCGGCAACTACCCATATCCGGGCAGCCACGTGTATGGCGCGACCAAGGCGTTCGTTAAACAGTTTTCGCTGAACCTGCGTTGCGACCTGCAGGGCACCGGCGTGCGCGTCAGCAACATCGAGCCGGGCCTGTGCGAAAGCGAGTTCTCGCTGGTGCGCTTTGCCGGTGACCAGGAACGTTACAACGCCACCTACGCCGGTGCCGAACCAATCCAGCCGCAGGACATCGCCGAGACCATTTTCTGGGTGCTTAATGCCCCGGCGCACATCAACATCAACAGCCTGGAGCTGATGCCGGTGAGCCAGACCTGGGCCGGTTTTGCCATCGAGCGTAACAAGGCGTAAGACCCTGTGGCGAGGGAGCTTGCTCCCGCTGGACTGCGCAGCAGGCCCGTTTTTTTGCACTGAAGAGCGGGGGCGCTCCGCACCCCAGCGGGAGCAAGCTCCCTCGCCACAAAACCGGGCATAACCGGCGATAAGGTAAACTCAACTCCGACAAACTCCACCGCACCCCGCGGTTCAAAGGTTTTTAGAGGAGGCTACGTGAGTAACCGAGGTGAGCAGTCACTGCTCAAACAATCGACCATCCTGATGTTCGCCGTGTCGATTGCCGGGATCGTCACCGGTTTTGTTTCAGGTTCGCAATCCATCCTTTTCGATGGTTTTTTCTCGCTGATCGCAACGTTCATCAAAGTGCTGATGCTGATCACCGCACGGCTGATCGCCAAAGAAAGCAACCACCGCTTCCAGTTCGGTTTCTGGCATCTGGAGCCGATGGTGCTGCTGATCGAAGGCAGCTTCCTGCTGTTGATCGCGATCTATGCGTTTCTCAACGGTGTGTTCGGCATCATCAACGGTGGCCGCGAGATCGAGCTGGGACTGGTGATCATTTATGCGGCGGTGTTCACCGTCGTCGAATTCGCCTATTTCTTCTACGTGCGTCGGCGCAATCGCAAGCTCAAATCCAGCCTGATCCAGTTCGACAACATCAGTTGGCTGGTGGACGCGATGCTCTCGGTCGGCCTGTTGATCAGTTTTCTCGCCGCGTTACTGCTCAAGGCGCAGGGCTTCGGCGAGTGGGCGAAGTTTGTCGACCCGCTGATCCTGATCGTGCTGGCCCTGACCATGTTGCCGCCGGCGTTCAAGATCCTTGGCCCGGCGCTGCGTGATGTACTGGGTATTGCCCCGGACACCCTGAATGATCTGGTGCGTCAGGTCATGGAAGCGGCAAAGGTCGAGCATGGTTTCGACGACTACGTGACCTACGTGCAGAAGCACGGGCGGGCGCGTTTTATCGAGATTCATGTGGTGTTGCCGGCGGATTACCGGTTGCAGAGCGTTGGGCAACTGGATGCGTTGCGTGAGGAGATTTCGGCGCAGTTAGGCGAGCCGGATGCGGCGCGCTGGTTGACCATCAGCTTTACTGGCGACAAGAAGTGGATCGCCTGATTCAGAGCTGCTGAATCTCCTGTGGCGAGCGAGCTTGCTCGCGCTGGGCTGCGAAGCGGCCCCGGATTTTTGTGAGTGCTGCGCACTCAAGCGGGAGCAAGCTCCCTCGCCACAGGATAAGTTCAGTCAATCAGTTCAGGTATTCAGCCAATCCGCTGTAGCACGTCGCCAAGTGATAAGGCGTCGTCGAAGGCATGTCCTTGCGGCTGACCTCTCCCAGCTCATCCCGGCACTCATGCCACCCGCCCGCATGCAGAAACCGCTGCTGCAGCGCCTGCAACTGGCGCAGCACTGCGGCTTCGCTGTCCGGGCGCAAGGTCAGGGCGCGCAAGTATTCCGCTTGCGCCCAGATCCGTTGCGTCGAATCCTTCGGGCGACCGTCCAGTTGCAGATCGAGCATCGCCCGCACGGCGCCGGACGGCTGTTCAACCCCGAATTGCTCAGTGAAAGCGAACGCCCGCTCCAGCGCAGCGTGCAGTTTCGAGCCGCGCAGCAGGGCTGAAGACTCAAGCAGGAAATACCACTCGAACTGATGCCCCGGTTCGTACCAGTTATCCACAGCCCCCAGCGGTTTCTCCATCAACACCCCGTGTTGCGGATCGACGAACTGCTTGTGCATGGCTGTGCATAACTCGACCAGCGCTTGCTGCGTCGCCGCGTCTTCACGTACCGCCAAGGTGGCGAGGAACGCTTCGGCCAGGTGCATCAGCGGGTTTTGCAGCGGGCCGGTTTGCAGGGTGATCCAGTCGCGGTCCAGGCAGGCTTCGTACAGCCCGTCGCCGGTGGCGAAACGGCGGCCGATGACTTCCAGTGCGGCGTTGAGCGTGGATTCCACCAGCGGCTCGCGGGACTTGGCCCAGTAATGGGCGCAGGCGAACAGGATGAAGGCGTGGGTGTAGAGGTCTTTGCGCTGATCCAGCGGCTTGCCTTGCGCGTCGATGCTGTAGAACCAGCCACCATGCTCGGCATCGTGGAAATGCCGTTGCAGCGAGCGGAACAGCGCGGCGGCGCGTACGTCGGCGTTATCCACAACCCCGATCAGGCTGGAAAACAGGTACAGCTGCCGTGCGCAGGCCATCGCCCGATAGCGTTGCGGTGGCAAGGGTTGATGCGCCGCGTCGAGTGCCTCATAGGGCAGCGCCATGTCGGCGTTCCAGCCCGGGCCTTGCCAGAGCGGCACGATCACGTTCAGAAAGTGCTGATGCACATCGCTGAACAGGGCGGTCAATTCGGGCAGGAAGGTGGAGCGGCAAGCATGGGGCATTGGCGGACGTCGTCACGGCTGGGGCGATTGCGCGACATGGTAGCAGAGCGACGGCCTTTAGAGACGCGGTGTCTGTCAGTCCGCCTTCGCGAGCAAGCCCGCTCCCACAATTGAATCGGGTTCGCAGCATGACTCTTCCACCATTGAACTGAATTCGCGACCTGATTCTGTAGGAGCTGCCGCAGGCTGCGATCTTTTGATCTGGCTTGTAACCGCCAAAGTCAAAAGATCGCAGCCTGCGGCAGCTCCTACAGGAGGATGCATTCCAACTGTGGGAGCTGGCTTGCCAGCGATGGGGTTGGT harbors:
- a CDS encoding ABC transporter substrate-binding protein; amino-acid sequence: MSQTFYKKGFLALAVATALGVSAFAQADVKIGVAGPMTGANAAFGEQYMKGAQAAADAVNAAGGVNGEKIVLVKGDDACEPKQAVTVAKDLVNQKVAGVVGHFCSSSTIPASEIYDEAGVIAITPGSTNPQVTERGLSAMFRMCGRDDQQGIVAGDYIVDVLKGKKVAVLHDKDTYGQGLADATKAQLEKRGVKPVLYEGLTRGEKDFSAVVTKIRAAGADVVYFGGLHPEAGPLVKQLRTEGLKDVKFMSDDGIVTDELVTTAGGPQYVDGVLMTFGADPRLLPDSKTVVDAFRKAGTEPEGYTLYAYASVQTLAAAFNGAKSNSGEKAAEWLKANPVKTVMGEKAWDKKGDLKVSDYVVYQWDASGKYHQLEKQK
- a CDS encoding branched-chain amino acid ABC transporter permease; the encoded protein is MDGIFLQQLVNGLTLGSVYGLIAIGYTMVYGIIGMINFAHGEVYMISAYLAAISLALLAYFGIESFPLLMLGTLVFTIVVTGVYGWVIERVAYKPLRNSTRLAPLISAIGISLILQNYAQISQGARQQGVPTLLTGAWRIDVGSGFVQLTYTKIFILVAAFVGMGLLTYVIKYTKLGRMCRATQQDRKMASILGINTDRVISYVFIIGAAMAALAGVLITMNYGTFDFYAGFVIGIKAFTAAVLGGIGSLPGAMLGGIILGISESLFSGLVNSDYKDVFSFSLLVLVLVFRPQGLLGRPLVSKV
- the livM gene encoding high-affinity branched-chain amino acid ABC transporter permease LivM gives rise to the protein MSSTTQKNIDIKKSLVEAILAGLIALIVFGPIVGVVLDGYSFNLEPTRVAWIIGIVMIGRFALSLFLQTPKGLKILDGFESTGSGVHVLPADHKSRLRWIIPLLIVLAVIVPFVSNSYLLGVVILGLIYVLLGLGLNIVVGLAGLLDLGYVAFYAIGAYGLALGYQYLGLGFWTVLPLAAITAGLAGCILGFPVLRLHGDYLAIVTLGFGEIIRLILNNWLSLTGGPNGMPAPLPTFFGLEFGKRAKDGGVPFHEFFGIAYNPDVKYYFIYAVLFLVVLAVLYIKHRLVKMPVGRAWEALREDEIACRSMGLNHVLVKLSAFTIGASTAGLAGVFFATYQGFVNPTSFTFFESALILAIVVLGGMGSTIGVVIAAFVLTVAPELLRGFAEYRVLLFGILMVLMMIWRPRGLIRISRTGVTPRKGAIHYERTAP
- a CDS encoding ABC transporter ATP-binding protein, coding for MSEVVLSVEKLMMHFGGIKALSDVSLKVKRNSIFALIGPNGAGKTTVFNCLTGFYKASGGKIELNVRGKQTNVIQLLGESFKPTDFVSPKSFLSRLYYKMFGGTHLVNRAGLARTFQNIRLFKEMSVLENLLVAQHMWVNRNMLAGILNTKGYRKAESDALDCAFYWLEVVDLVDCANRLAGELSYGQQRRLEIARAMCTRPQIICLDEPAAGLNPQETEALSAMIRLLRDEHDLTVVLIEHDMGMVMSISDHIVVLDHGIVIAEGGPEAIRNDPKVIAAYLGADEEELV
- a CDS encoding ABC transporter ATP-binding protein; this encodes MSKPILELKDLDVFYGPIQALKGVSLEINEGETVSLIGSNGAGKSTLLMSIFGQPRAAGGQILYQGVDITHKSSHYIASNGIAQSPEGRRVFPDMTVEENLLMGTIPIGDKYAKEDMQRMFELFPRLEERRTQRAMTMSGGEQQMLAIARALMSRPKLLLLDEPSLGLAPIVVKQIFATLRELAKTGMTIFLVEQNANHALKLSDRAYVMVNGEIRLTGTGKELLVNEEVRNAYLGGH
- a CDS encoding SDR family oxidoreductase — protein: MSNTLFITGATSGFGEACARRFAEAGWKLVLTGRRAERLDALCAELSKQTEVHGLVLDVRDRKAMEEAIANLPPSFAKLRGLINNAGLALGVDPAPKCDLDDWDTMVDTNVKGLMYSTRLLLPRLIAHGRGAGIVNLGSIAGNYPYPGSHVYGATKAFVKQFSLNLRCDLQGTGVRVSNIEPGLCESEFSLVRFAGDQERYNATYAGAEPIQPQDIAETIFWVLNAPAHININSLELMPVSQTWAGFAIERNKA
- a CDS encoding cation diffusion facilitator family transporter, which codes for MSNRGEQSLLKQSTILMFAVSIAGIVTGFVSGSQSILFDGFFSLIATFIKVLMLITARLIAKESNHRFQFGFWHLEPMVLLIEGSFLLLIAIYAFLNGVFGIINGGREIELGLVIIYAAVFTVVEFAYFFYVRRRNRKLKSSLIQFDNISWLVDAMLSVGLLISFLAALLLKAQGFGEWAKFVDPLILIVLALTMLPPAFKILGPALRDVLGIAPDTLNDLVRQVMEAAKVEHGFDDYVTYVQKHGRARFIEIHVVLPADYRLQSVGQLDALREEISAQLGEPDAARWLTISFTGDKKWIA
- a CDS encoding AGE family epimerase/isomerase gives rise to the protein MPHACRSTFLPELTALFSDVHQHFLNVIVPLWQGPGWNADMALPYEALDAAHQPLPPQRYRAMACARQLYLFSSLIGVVDNADVRAAALFRSLQRHFHDAEHGGWFYSIDAQGKPLDQRKDLYTHAFILFACAHYWAKSREPLVESTLNAALEVIGRRFATGDGLYEACLDRDWITLQTGPLQNPLMHLAEAFLATLAVREDAATQQALVELCTAMHKQFVDPQHGVLMEKPLGAVDNWYEPGHQFEWYFLLESSALLRGSKLHAALERAFAFTEQFGVEQPSGAVRAMLDLQLDGRPKDSTQRIWAQAEYLRALTLRPDSEAAVLRQLQALQQRFLHAGGWHECRDELGEVSRKDMPSTTPYHLATCYSGLAEYLN